GGAAGCGCGGCTATCTTCTTTATGGTCCACCAGGAACCGGAAAATCAACTATGATTGCAGCTATTGCCAACTTCTTGAACTATGACATATATGATCTTGAGCTCACCTCTGTTAAGAACAACTCGGGGCTTAAGAAATTGCTCATGGAAACAACAAGCAAGTCCATAATTGTTATTGAAGACATTGATTGCTCAATCGATCTCACTggcaagagaaaaaaaaaaaaaaaaaaggaaaaggaaacaaCTAGTGAAGATCAGGAAGAAGACTCGGACTCGTCTGCAGAAAAAGAAAGTACTGAAAACAAGGAATCAGGCAAACTTACACtttcggggttgttgaatttcaTTGACGGAATATGGTCAGCTTGTGGTCAAGAGAGGATTATTATATTTACCACCAATCACAAGGACAAACTGGATCCAGCTCTAATACGTAGAGGACGAATGGATATGCACATTGAGATGTCTTATTGCAAATATGAAGCATTCAAAGTGTTGGCTAAGAATTACTTGGATATTGAAACTCACACTTTGTTTCAACAGATTCAAGGTTTAATTGAGGAAGTAAACATGAGTCCTTGTGATGTAGCAGAGCACTTGATGCTCAAGAATGCTTCAGGAGGGCCTGGAAGTTGCTTGGAGAAGTTAATTCAAGCTTTGAAAGAGGCCAAAGAAAAGGCCGATAAAGACAAAAAACAAGCCAAGGAAAAAGCCAAGCAAAATTCCAAGAAAATTAAGAAGTTCTCGACAAAATTAGTCAGAAGTTTTGGCAGTGTACAAAATTTGTTCGAATGATGTTTTCATATATTTTTAACTTCCAACTACCCGATCTTTCCTTCTCTTTTTGGTGGCTAGGGAATTGGGGCTTCTCCATGTATAGTCCTGTATTGTTGTTACCAGAAGTAAGATGCTGTTTGCTCTTTGAGGCATTGGCAACTGCAATGAAGTACTTAGGATGTCAAACGTCAAAATTAATAACATTTCTTAGGTATTTGGTGTACTATCTAGTTTGCAATCCTTAATTGAAATCTGTAGGCAGCATGCTCAATTTGACTTTGTAATAGGCATTTCATGAGGTTATTATGTCCGATACTTTCGAGCTAAGTATCGTGTAATTTCAAAGTTGTTGCTATCTCTTGTATTATCTCTGAAATTGTGCTCATCTGCACTGGTGGACATAGGTCTGCTGGCAGAACCATGTAAAACATTTGTGACTCCTTTAATATATTTATCTTAACCATCTTAATAATTGACTGTTAAGAGTTGTTAAATTGTTGCTATATCTTGTATTCctttattttggttttgttttaaGAGTACTTTTGCCACTATAACTCAATATAACCATAGAATAATTGATTGTTAAGAGTTTTAAAATTATCTCTTTGTAATTCAGATTAATGTTCGATTCATTTGAGGTTTTATGATAACGTATCTACTAGTGTTAATCTCAACTAGTGATATGCTCTTTGTACTTAACTTCTTTTGTTCCAACATAGTTCTCATGATTTACCTCGGAAGGCTTTATGAGATAAGTAATTCATTCTatggaaaagggcctaaaatacccttgaactattgaaaatggagcaaaaatacccttcatccacctttcagccctctaatacccttatcaccacctattgggtctaaaatacccttatcactaacagaatcttttcattaaacacgtgtcatttttctattggttggattataaaattaattaaactaattaacttttgcaatattgaccagatagtgcccccctcccccccgtgaattttttttttttttttgaaaaaaaagttgacattttttttgcaccctacccccccccccccctcgacgcaaaaaaaattaatattttttttaaaaaaaattttgaCGTTtctttttgggtttttttagcaaagaggggaggggggcgtagggtgcggggtttggggggtggggggagggggagggtgcggggtggaaaaaaaagtcaactttttttttcagctgggaggggggggggggaggtgtagggtgcggggtggggtgcaaaaaaaatattgttacgcttctcaactccctagtaaaaagcacaagtactgtgaaatgtcttgataaattaaaatgtctaatgtaattaagttaccaaaaaaaaaatatctcaccctaaaaaacatggtatattttcaaccaaaaatctaaaaggcacaagtgtagactacaatattttttttgcaccccaccccgcaccctacacctcccccgcaccccccccccaccccccaaaaatctaaaaggcacaagttggctttttttccaccccgcaccctccccctacgcccccctcccctcctagctaaaaaaacccaaaaaaaaacgtcaaaactttttttttcaaaaatattaatttttttttgcgttgggttatctggtcaattagtttaattaattttataagtcaaccaataaaaaaatgccacgtgtttgaccagaatattctgttagcaatagggtattttagacccaataggtggatggtaagggtatttgggggctgaaaggtggatggagggtatttttgctccattttcaatagttcgagggtattttaggccgtTTTCCGTTCATTCTATCAAAAGTAAAAGTAAGGATAATATTTGAAGAGTTCATTAGATATCTTGACAATTAAGTCCAAGAAGCTGGATAATCTAGTGATTTAAACAGAAAAAAAAGTAACCTGTTCATATATATTGCATAGGTAATCCTATAATACCAATTGAATTTTGGGGTTTTTTGATTGAGCCAAGTCtgcaaaatttggaatttaaatgcaaaactagataaagaGTTTAACTAAAAATATAAATACTTGTGACGTTGTATGTATAacttaaatccttccataaaaTTGTTTCACtctcatttcatttcatgtaGTACAGGAATTAAGAATGTGTGATAGTGGTAAATTAGCCAAAGAAGTTTCCTCCAGAAGTTTAAGTTCTACACACTAAACGGTATTAAGAATATTTACACAATCATGTCATTTAGAACATAATTATCTATAAGTCTCTTGATAAACATTGAGGGCCTGTTTgaaaagccacccaggtaattggaattgggtgtaattggatGTAATTGCACAGTTTGatctgtttgtttgaccaagtaattacacagttaggtgagaattgagtgtaattacactcttcaattctcaagggggctgagaattaggtgtaattacaccctataATTCCAGAGTTactttttaggtttttttttctttcttttcttttttaacttatttttttatttctattattataatttctttttatttttacttttaaattatttttttaaataaatatttttcttttatactccctccgtttcaatttatgtgaactcatttgactgggcacgacatttaagaaagagtgaagacttttgaagcttgtggttcaaaataagtcttgaatatttgtgtagctataaatcatttcataatgtggatttgtttccaaattaggaaagaggtcattaattttggcacgaactaaaaaagaaataggtccacataaattgaaacatagGCAGTATTATTTATCTTTTATTTCCTTCCTTCTCAGTCCCAGCCTTTACTTCATGTGGTTCCatataattgctcgtatttttttttaattttattaacTTAACATAACTGtgctattattctaatttttgaaactacacctcttaatattagaaagaatgagtcattaacaaacttgacatataatgagtgacgttattaaagtagaatttcgttatgaatgaggttatagactttattttttcttttcttttgaattatatttacttaagtcacgttggaacttacttatgtaatattggaatttgacataagagtattacgttaaactttttcttttggattttgaatttaggttatattttcgattttaatttatttgctttagtactattgacttgttatttcacgcTGCATGTTGTTTgtttttcacttacagttgatagagttttttgtcaaacatttgaataatgctatggcattatatttataaataatttgttTGTCGGACATCCCATCCATGATGTTCTCACCAAAAAAAGtttgcttttaagttttataattaattaaaataaaaatattattaatttgaaaaatatatatcgattattttttacaacattagttacaaatatatgattattaattaatatattttctaGAAACAacgtgttattaaataactaatttatatcatttataaaggcacatattttttaatattaattttaaatttttgataattaaattttatttttaaattaaacaaactgtgtaattacacttgtgcaaccaaacaggtcgttgtaattacaatactgtgtaattactaccctagtaattacaccaatccAATTACCACGTGGCTTTCCAAACAAACCCTAATTGGTAATCTATTGAAAatggtactccctccgtcccaatttatatgctCTTTCATTTTTAGTTAgtccaaaaaagaatgacacatttatatattcagtaacaatttaacttcaaatttGTCATTTTACCCTCAATGATTTATAGCCgcacaaatatttatgacttattttggaccacaaatttcaaaagtctttcctttccttcttaaactccgtgcccagccAAACCCCTTCATATAAAAATGAGCCGGAGACTCAGAGGGAGTAAGTAATCTGCCATCACTTGTTAAAATTCATTGATAATGTAAAAAAATTGTAAATTATCAGTGCATGTAATTAATTAAAATCTTTCCACGAAATGCTTCGTGCCCAAGTTACTCCATTGTATAATATATACTATTATTTCGCACTAACCGATTGATGCAAGGCTATTGGAACGTGCAGAATGCAGACATGTCCAATTTTATACTGAAAAACTGAAGCCAGGCTTACAAAAgaaattctattgaatgaaaaagcaaAAGTGATAAGTGATAAGTTAATAGCTCGAGTTGGACTATCTTTTCAGTTTTTGCCTTTCTTTATTCCACAAAGTTGTGTGAAAAGCCACCCCGAAGCTTCGAAAACGAACATATTGGCTCTATCTTTTCCTTTTGAATACATGAGTCAAACCCATCTTTTAGGGAAATACATTAATATTTGTTTTTCTCTCCATGCTCACACTAAATTAAGAATTATATAACAGTTTATAAAATCTTACAGTAGTGAAGTTCCTTTAAAGGGGACCGCGTACAACCGGCCAACTATCTTGTACTTGTGCCACGCGAAGGACATCAATTTCCCCTTCTATATATAGTTGTATGAGTTAGTTGTAGTAATCACCATCATTAACCACAAAATACACTTGCTTTCTTCATTAAAAATCTTGCCCACAAATATAGCTAAAGAAGGAAAACACAATGGTAGATACATTGACTGAATTATGCTCCAAGCTTGCTGGATTGATGTTCATTTTGGGCACAATTCATCAACTTGTTCCCCATTCATTCTACAAGCGCATCAAATCCTTGTGGCATCGACTCGAAAACTATTTCTACCCCTATGTCTACATTACCATCGATGAATTCTCCAATAATAAAAGAAATGAAGTCTACAAACTTGTCAAAGCTTATTTGGGTACTAAGTCCAATAAGGATGCAAAGTATCTCAAAGCTGAGAAGTTCAAGAAGAGCAAGTCTTTAGCTGTTAGCTTGGATGATGGTGAAGAAGTCATTGATAAATTTCAAAGTTCCAAACTCTGGTGACGCTCTTACACGGAAACATTCCCTGATAATTCTCCAGGGGGCCGTTCCCAATTTCCAATTGAAAAGAAATATTACACGCTAACTTTCAATAAAAAACCTCAAGACTTGGTCAATGGACAATACTTGAAGCATGTGATGGAAGAAGGCAAGGCCATTGAGTTCAAGAACAAGAAACAGAGGATTTACTCTAATGACAATGGGTATTCGAATTGGTATGGCATGTGGAACCACATCAATTTCGAGCATCCTGCAACATTTGATACTCTCGCTATGGACCCTAAGAAGACGGAGGAAATAATCAATGATCTCGTTGCTTTTAGCAAGGGGAAGGACTATTATTCCAACGTCGGAAAGGCTTGGAAGCGTGGCTATCTTCTTTATGGTCCACCAGGAACTGGAAAATCAACTACGATTGCAGCAATTCAAACTTCTTGAACTATGACATATATGATCTTGAGCTCACATCAGTTAATAGTAACTCCATGCTTAAGAAGTTGCTCATGGAAACAACAAGCAAGTCCATCATTGTTATTGAAGACATTGATTGCTCTATAGATCTCACAGGCAAGagaaagaataagaagaagaaaaataaggaAACGACAAAAGATGAGGAGGAAGCAAGTGGAAATAAGGAATCACACAAACTTACACTTTCGGGGCTGTTGAATTTCATAGATGGAATATTCAGCTTGTGGTCAAGAGAGGATCATTATATTTACGACTAATCATGTGGACAAACTTGATCCAGCTCTAATACGTAGAGGACGGATGGATATGCACATTGAGATGTCATATTGCAGATACGAAGCATTCAAGGTGTTGGCTAAGAATTACTTGGGCATTGAAACACACCCTTTGTTTCAACAGATTCAATGTCTAATAGAGGAAGTAGACGTGAGTCCTTGTGATGTGGCCGAGAACTTGATGCCTAAAAATGCTTCAGGAAGGCCTGAGGTTTGCTTGGAGAGCTTGATCCAAGTTTTGAACAAGGCCAAGAAAAAGGCCAGCTTGAATTCCCAGAAGAACAAAAAGTTACCCACAAAATTACTCAAAAACTTGTGGCCATCTCAAAATGTAGTTTGAATGATGTTATCATGTTTAATCAGGCTTTCCTACTCTTCTTTATGGTAGGCTTTTTCCATGTATACTGTCCATTTTGATTCTTAGCAAAAATAAGATGTTGTACTCTTCCTTCTCTATTTTTCGTTTTAGTATTTGTCTAACAGAACAGACTCATTTTGTTTCCAAAAGCATTGACCAATTTTGTTATGTCTAACATCATGCCTTAAAATAGACTCATCTGCCGTCACAACTCACAAATACAAATAACAGAAGAAAAGTTTTATTCGGATCATGTAACTAACGCATAGCACAAAGATCATTTGATGTAAGACAAGAACTCGGGCATGTCACAAGCAGAGAGCTCAACAATACAAGAAGATACATTAATTGAGTTATATATGCTTTTGGATAAGTGCAAAATTGTTAAAAGAAGTTGTGAAAAGAACATGTTTTGAGAGAGTGTGTGAGAGGGAGAGAGTGCGTGTGAGACAGAAATCTCTGAAATAGATTTCATTAGTATATGAAAATATGATCCTTCTATAAGATATCATTTTTGTTGCGGAACAAGGTCAAAACCGCTTCTAAAGTATGCGAAATTGATAAACATTTGCCATAAAGAAGACTAATAAGAGCATATTTGAACCTACATGCATACATTAAGAGCTTATTTGATCCAATTTAGTTTCTAACTGCAATTATGCAACAACTTATAAAGTTGCATTTATGAAGCAATTTGGTTGAGTTGTAGGCAAACACAAATATTAtgatttttgacccttttcagTTTTTATTATACTAGTTCTTGGACACGTGTTTTGCATGTGTATCCCATAAATTGGGTAGAACTTATGCATACATATTCTAACAATATTTGATCAAACTATATATTAGAATTAAAATACACAAAAAGTTAGCATTGTTCAATATCCTTAATAGTTTAACATATGAATAAAAAGTATTTACGCTACGATCGACTAACTCGGCAAATTTGCCTTCCGAAATAAAATCACTTTGATGCTCCCATTCATTCCTTGTGAGCCCTTCTTTCCCAGTGTTTCTCATTCTACCAATGAATTCTCTATAATAATTTGTAAATCTAAACCGGCTTTCCCATCATATTTCAAACTTGACGATGTAATAGTTTTCCTATGTAGGAATACGATGGAccaaaaaattggaaaaaattgGCAGATTAAAGTCAATGGGATTTGACATTAGAGAAAGCCAATTCTTGAAATATATTTACAACTTCCTCTTTATCATTGTTTTAAACTCAAACTCTCTATAAATATAATGTACAATGCTTTTGATCTTCTTCATCATGATATCCCAGCAAAGTAGATATGAGATATCCTTATATCTCCATATTGTAGATAATTTCCAAATCAATTATAAATGAGAACTTTTACCAATAATAATCACCTTTCTTCTAGCCATTTCTTGCTCTTGAGTTTCAACATATCCTTCTTTCATAATGGTCGTATTTTAAATTTTTACATCTATCTTGGCACACCTCTCACGAACTCTTGTTCAACTTCACACTTATAATCTTCCAGGTCATAGAATTAAATCAAGGACTAACGAACAAGAACACACGCATTTATTCAATAACAACTACATAAGAATTGGTATTTGGACGTCATAACAGTCATATAACAATAATATCTTTTCTGCTACAATAAAGAGTTGTGAAAGGTTATTATTAGTGTAACTGCACCATCAATCAACAATAAATTAAGGAAGCAAAATTTGAATTGGAACAAATCATGAAAACGCacaatttgaaaagaaaaaaaaaaggacatttgaAGGCAAGATCTTTGTTTCAAGATCTTAACGAACAACAAATGAATGGAACATCTGCAACCAAAAGCAAACTTATGTTAAAAGTCTAAAAGATTTGCCCGTAAAATTTAACCTGACCAAATTGGAGAACTTCGGTGTTAAATCTTGGAAATATGTAATAAGATGCCGCTCTAGATTTTATTGAAAGTTTGTATTATTTTAGTATGATGTTATTTATATACAATAGGGATGGTAATGAAAAACTATGACAGGCAGTAACTTATAATACCACCCTAATTGAAACATaacttataaaatatattttatatatttaattatttataatatataaaatatatttctacATGTAAggctattcggttcggttcggaattttttcggattttttataaattaaaaataccACCCTAATTGTTCGGGACGGTTATAAGCTTAAATAAAAATCCACGATTTTATTGaaaaaaaccctataaatatgttCGGTATAGTTAGATTCGGTCGGTTCGGTcggtttttcatatttttttacaCCGCAAGTCAGCCTTGTCTGTAGTATTTTAGTAGGATTCGAATTATATACATGGtaagtttcttttcttttctttttatgaaGTAAGGCAAGTTTCTATTTTTATCTTATAATCTATAATACTTATTAGAAAAACTAGTCTTGTGCACGTGTACGtgtattttgtttttttattacaaaataaaagaaattgtCTTCTACAATTCTATTCCCACAATAAATAAAAGAGGGAAACACATTTTCAAGAAGTAAACAAATTGCTTCTATTCCTAAAACATTAGTACCTTTTCAACAAGGAATCAAATTGTTTACAGAGGTTTCTAACGTAAATAGAAGAGGAAATACCTTTTCAAAACGGTTAAGCACCGACAGGGAACATTTTCCTCTACATTTGTCCTAAAGAAAGACGTAGGTGTAGTACTGTTGTATTCGGCCTCCCTACTCCAAAAAACAAAGAAGGCCCGTTTCCTACTTGGGCTCCACGAACGCAAAATTAAGGCTAATTGCTTCTTTTCGTGTTAACCATGTTTTAGGTGTGTTCGGTAcggagaaaatgttttcctaaaaAATATGTTCATAAAAAATAAGGGAACtcctacttattttctcatattcggTTGGGTAGTGAagaataagtgaatttcttacttattttctaatTTTCGATTGATTGGTAGaaatggaaaataagtgaatttcttatttattttctcatgtttggttggttgGTAGAAAACTTTTTATGGAAAATACCACCCATGCACCACCAGCCCCCACCACCCCATACGACACCAAACCCCCACACCCACCCCACCTCCAAccacccaccccaaccaccaccctcCAACCACACATCTTCACCCACCGATCTATCCAACCCTCCCACTCACCCACCCCCTCctaaattttctatttcatatattttatataACTTTTATAAAAATGCGAATTTTTTTCTTAtccatcccacaaccacccacaccaaatttaaccacgcaaacttttcaattttataaattttttataaaggtaaaattaaatatgaagtagaaaattcggAAGGGGGTAAGGGGTAAGGGTGGACGGTGGGGGtgtaaaaaatcaaaaaagaaaaaaaattcaaaataaaaaataaaaagctttcaaaactttttcttttgaaaagaaattaatttttttggaggGTAACTAGCCATTCTGTTAAATTAGCAACTTATAAACAACCATGaataacataacaacataaaataaaCTAAATCGTGTGtatataacaacataataagctATATCGTGTATATAACAACATAGTAATAAACAGCTACCTAAGAAGACAAATATGAAAACATCATCTAAAAAGCTTTTTTAAACGGCCACAACTCCTGACTAAATTTGTTGACAACTTTTTGTTTTTCTTGGGTTCTTTC
Above is a genomic segment from Lycium barbarum isolate Lr01 chromosome 12, ASM1917538v2, whole genome shotgun sequence containing:
- the LOC132622533 gene encoding AAA-ATPase At3g28600-like, with the translated sequence MEASLTEMMSRLAGLMFLWGTIQQLFPYSLRKRIESLWHRVENYFHPYVQITIEEFSNGKSNDIYSQVNTYLGTKSINKNAKFLKAEKSKNSKSFAVSLDEGEDITDEFEGAKLWWRFYKENISDDSTGRRSNNFVPMEKKSYTITFNQRHREIVTGKYLKHVMEEGKAIQFQNKKQKIYSNSCSEGWYWYGKGMWRDINFEHPATFDTLAMDPKKKEEIINDLVAFSKGKDYYSKVGKAWKRGYLLYGPPGTGKSTMIAAIANFLNYDIYDLELTSVKNNSGLKKLLMETTSKSIIVIEDIDCSIDLTGKRKKKKKKEKETTSEDQEEDSDSSAEKESTENKESGKLTLSGLLNFIDGIWSACGQERIIIFTTNHKDKLDPALIRRGRMDMHIEMSYCKYEAFKVLAKNYLDIETHTLFQQIQGLIEEVNMSPCDVAEHLMLKNASGGPGSCLEKLIQALKEAKEKADKDKKQAKEKAKQNSKKIKKFSTKLVRSFGSVQNLFE